One segment of Desulfonatronovibrio magnus DNA contains the following:
- the rplE gene encoding 50S ribosomal protein L5, giving the protein MIRLEKLFREDISPKLHKEFSYKSTMQIPVVKKVHLNMGLGEGSQNNKLIQDAMNELTLIAGQKAVITRAKKSIAAFKLREGMPVGCTVTLRRSRMWSFLDKLLNVALPRVRDFRGVPDRGFDGRGNFTMGIKEHTIFPEINLDKIERAKGMNITMVTSAQTDKEGKTLLTMLGMPFKK; this is encoded by the coding sequence ATGATCAGGTTGGAAAAATTATTCCGTGAAGATATATCTCCCAAGCTTCATAAAGAGTTTAGCTACAAATCAACGATGCAGATACCTGTAGTAAAAAAGGTTCATTTGAATATGGGACTTGGAGAAGGTAGCCAGAATAACAAGCTTATCCAGGATGCCATGAATGAACTTACTCTTATTGCAGGTCAGAAGGCTGTAATTACAAGGGCAAAAAAGTCAATAGCAGCGTTTAAACTGCGAGAAGGAATGCCGGTAGGGTGTACAGTTACCTTGAGAAGGAGCAGAATGTGGTCTTTTCTCGATAAGTTGCTGAACGTTGCCTTGCCGCGTGTACGAGATTTTCGCGGGGTACCTGATCGCGGCTTTGATGGAAGGGGTAACTTTACTATGGGAATTAAAGAACATACCATATTTCCTGAAATCAATCTTGATAAAATAGAACGTGCTAAAGGTATGAATATAACCATGGTAACATCCGCTCAAACCGATAAGGAAGGCAAAACCCTGCTGACCATGCTGGGCATGCCCTTTAAAAAGTAA
- a CDS encoding type Z 30S ribosomal protein S14, whose protein sequence is MTRTSLMVKSKRKQKFSSRRYNRCPICGRPRAYMRKFGICRICFRNMSLAGELPGVRKSSW, encoded by the coding sequence TTGACCAGAACATCATTAATGGTAAAATCAAAGCGCAAACAAAAGTTTTCATCCCGCAGGTACAATAGATGTCCCATATGCGGTCGTCCTCGCGCTTACATGCGTAAGTTCGGAATATGTAGAATCTGTTTTCGTAATATGTCCCTGGCTGGTGAACTTCCAGGCGTCCGAAAATCCAGTTGGTAG
- the rpsH gene encoding 30S ribosomal protein S8: MPVVDPIADMLTRIRNSHMALHKKVHIPVSKIKSSIVEILASEGFITNYAVQDKEIVIDLKYVDTKPVVRGIKKISKPGRRVYVPASEIPAVRNGLGICIVSTSKGILEGSEARKQNVGGELICEIW; this comes from the coding sequence ATGCCAGTAGTAGATCCCATAGCGGATATGTTAACCAGAATACGCAACAGCCATATGGCGTTACATAAAAAAGTCCATATACCTGTCAGCAAGATCAAGTCATCTATTGTAGAGATACTTGCCAGTGAAGGCTTTATTACCAATTACGCTGTGCAGGACAAAGAGATAGTAATTGACTTAAAATATGTTGATACAAAACCTGTAGTAAGAGGCATAAAAAAAATCAGCAAGCCAGGGCGCAGAGTGTATGTACCAGCGTCTGAAATTCCAGCAGTTCGTAATGGTCTGGGAATCTGTATAGTATCAACATCAAAGGGAATTCTTGAAGGCAGCGAAGCCCGTAAACAAAATGTGGGCGGTGAGCTCATCTGTGAAATATGGTAG
- the rplF gene encoding 50S ribosomal protein L6, with amino-acid sequence MSRIGKEPIKVPQGVEIKIAKDAIKVKGPKGELTVAVHPKIEVNYENDTIQLERVDNSRIAREQYGLRRTLLNNAVIGVHKGFEKTLEVLGVGYKVDLQGKTIVLNVGYSHPVKIDLPKGIDAKIEKSKITLSGIDKQGVGELAAVIRRVRPPEPYKGKGIKYENEQIRRKAGKSGGK; translated from the coding sequence ATGTCACGCATAGGAAAAGAACCAATTAAAGTACCTCAGGGTGTAGAAATCAAGATTGCTAAAGATGCAATTAAGGTAAAAGGACCCAAAGGAGAATTGACGGTAGCAGTTCATCCAAAAATTGAGGTCAATTATGAAAATGATACTATCCAGCTTGAAAGAGTTGATAACAGTAGAATTGCCAGAGAACAGTACGGTCTGCGCAGAACTCTTCTGAATAATGCAGTTATCGGTGTTCACAAGGGATTTGAAAAAACTCTGGAGGTGCTTGGTGTCGGCTATAAGGTTGATCTGCAGGGCAAAACTATTGTGCTCAATGTCGGCTATTCTCATCCGGTCAAGATTGATCTTCCCAAGGGAATTGATGCCAAAATAGAAAAGAGCAAGATAACACTCAGCGGGATTGACAAACAGGGAGTCGGCGAACTTGCTGCTGTTATCAGACGAGTACGGCCACCAGAACCTTATAAAGGCAAAGGCATCAAATATGAAAACGAACAGATCAGACGCAAAGCCGGCAAATCCGGTGGCAAATAG
- the rplR gene encoding 50S ribosomal protein L18, which produces MNISKKQSRAKRKIRIRKKISGTQARPRLVVFRSNKHIYAQLIDDEKAHTIASSSSMELEGDNRLTIETAKNVGKTIAEKARGQNVETVVFDRNGYYYHGRVKALADGAREMGLKF; this is translated from the coding sequence ATGAATATTTCAAAGAAACAATCCAGAGCCAAGAGAAAAATCCGCATCAGAAAAAAAATCAGCGGAACACAGGCAAGACCGAGATTGGTGGTATTCAGGTCCAATAAACATATATATGCGCAGCTGATTGATGATGAAAAAGCCCATACCATCGCCTCATCTTCTTCAATGGAACTTGAAGGAGATAACCGATTGACCATTGAGACTGCCAAAAATGTCGGCAAAACAATTGCTGAAAAGGCCAGAGGCCAAAACGTAGAGACAGTAGTCTTTGACCGAAACGGTTATTATTATCACGGACGTGTAAAAGCATTGGCAGATGGTGCCAGAGAAATGGGTTTAAAATTCTAA
- the rpsE gene encoding 30S ribosomal protein S5 — protein MQQNDLELVEKIVHLNRVAKVVKGGRRFRFSALVVVGDGKGSLGYGLGKANQVPDAIRKATDKAKKNMVTVAVAGSTLPFQVTGAYGAARVLLKPAGAGTGIIAGGPVRAAMEAIGVKNVLTKAIGTNNPHNVIKATIQGLKNMTNPETVSRLRGKTVEYAEVK, from the coding sequence ATGCAGCAGAATGACTTGGAGCTTGTAGAAAAAATTGTTCATCTGAACCGGGTTGCAAAAGTTGTAAAAGGTGGAAGAAGGTTCCGCTTTAGTGCTCTGGTTGTTGTTGGAGATGGTAAGGGCTCACTTGGTTATGGGCTTGGAAAGGCCAACCAGGTACCTGATGCCATCAGAAAAGCTACAGATAAAGCAAAGAAAAATATGGTTACCGTTGCAGTTGCAGGTTCAACACTTCCATTTCAGGTTACAGGAGCTTATGGTGCTGCCAGAGTGCTTTTAAAACCCGCTGGGGCTGGTACAGGCATAATAGCCGGGGGACCTGTAAGGGCAGCCATGGAAGCCATTGGTGTTAAAAATGTGCTAACAAAAGCAATCGGCACCAATAATCCACATAATGTCATCAAGGCTACAATTCAGGGCCTGAAAAATATGACCAATCCTGAAACAGTTTCCCGACTGCGTGGTAAGACTGTTGAATATGCTGAAGTAAAATAA
- the rpmD gene encoding 50S ribosomal protein L30: protein MKVKLIKSYIGLKPDQKKTLRALGLRKLHQTIEAPDNKCIEGMVRKVSKFVEVIK from the coding sequence ATGAAAGTCAAACTTATTAAAAGCTACATCGGCCTTAAGCCGGATCAGAAAAAAACATTACGTGCACTTGGCCTTAGGAAATTGCATCAGACCATTGAGGCTCCTGACAATAAATGCATAGAAGGCATGGTCCGAAAAGTCAGTAAATTTGTCGAGGTGATAAAATAA
- the rplO gene encoding 50S ribosomal protein L15 translates to MNIHDLQPFAEETRERKRLGRGPGSGLGKTSGKGHKGQRSRAGASIPAGFEGGQMPLQRRLPKRGFKNPFQVKYTPVNLKQIVQQFSDSQEVTIEDFYTSGLCPKNYPVKVLADGDLNNAITVTAHKFSKSALDKIIKAGGKAISLEG, encoded by the coding sequence ATGAACATACATGATTTACAACCTTTTGCCGAGGAGACTCGTGAGCGCAAAAGGCTTGGTAGAGGACCAGGAAGTGGTCTCGGGAAAACATCAGGAAAGGGACACAAAGGCCAAAGATCGCGAGCAGGTGCAAGCATACCTGCAGGCTTTGAAGGCGGACAAATGCCTTTACAGAGAAGACTCCCTAAAAGAGGTTTTAAAAATCCTTTTCAGGTCAAATATACTCCGGTCAATCTAAAGCAGATTGTGCAACAGTTTTCTGATAGTCAGGAAGTAACCATAGAAGATTTTTATACTTCAGGATTATGTCCTAAGAACTATCCAGTCAAAGTGCTTGCAGACGGTGATTTGAACAATGCAATTACAGTTACTGCACATAAATTCAGTAAATCCGCTTTGGATAAGATTATTAAAGCCGGCGGAAAAGCAATTTCTTTAGAAGGTTAG